CCAGTGGAAAAACATGGTCGTCATTTCCGCTGAAGATCTGAATCTTGCCCAGGCACAGTCGGAATAGTTCCATGATCTGTGTGATGTTTCCGCACGCTTCCTTAACCGCGACGATGTTTGGGACCTCTGCCAGCTCGGCGATGGTGGCGGGAAGCATGTTCAGCCCGGTACGAGCGGGAACGTTGTAGAGGATCACCGGCAAGTCTGTTGCGTTCGCGACGGCCGTGTAGTGCGCAACCAAGCCGCCCTGCGTCGTTTTGTTGTAGTAGGGGGTCACTCCAAGGAGCGCATCGACTCCGGTCTCGCTCATCAGTTCGGTCGCGTCCAGGACCTCTTGTGTTGCATTTCCACCGATGCCGGCGATTATGGGGATGCGGCCGTTCACCTGCTGTGAGACCGCCTTTGCGACCTCTACCTCCTCCTTCAGCGTCATCGTTGAAGGTTCGCCGGTCGTACCGCAGACGGCTATCGCATCTGATCCGCCGTCAAGCTGAAAATCAACCAGCCGCTCAAGAGAATCGAAGTCGATCTTCCCGTCCCTAAACGGAGTGACGAGGGCGGGGGCAGATCCCTGGAAGACCATTTCGGCTCCTTGAAGGTTGTAGCAAGTCCCAATAACGACAACGACTCTACCCATTTATGCGCTGCCGCAGCGGGAGCGTCAATATATCGAACAGTCCCTTACTGACCTGGATTGAGTTAGAAGGAAGACCGATAGACTTCCGTCATGGATTCAGCAATTCGCAAGGCTCTTACGTGGACCGTCTTTGGAATCGGAATATTGATGGCCGGCTTTACCGCACTCGATCTGGGATCAGGCGTTGCCTCCACCGCGTTGTGGATCGGACTATTCGCCTGGCTGGTGGTCAGCGGGATCGCCCTGTCTATTCTGCTCGCAGATCGTAAGAATGATCCCGCTGCCACCGAGGATACGGAGTTGTAAACCTCGCTACGCGAACGCCGCTGCTACCGCTAGCTTCAGTGCAGTCTGGAACTTGGTTTCTCGTTCCTCTGCGGTCATGTCCTGTGATCCGTCGAGTAGGTGGTCAGAAACGGTGAGGACGGTCAGGGCCTCTTTTCCAAGCTGAGAAGCATTGCCGTACAGACCGGCAGCTTCCATTTCGACGCCGAGCACACCATATTCTGCCAACGCTTCGGTTTGGCCCGGGACCTCCAGGTAGAAGTGATCGTGGCTAACGATGGGCCCAACGAACACGGTCGGATCATCGGCTGCGGCGTCGGCGGCCGCGCGGACCAGATTGTATGCTGCGGTGGCAGAGTAGTTGATTCCTGGGATGCGTACCTGGTTGTAGTTCGAATCTGTGTGGGCACCCATACCGATAATCGTGTCGCCAACTTTGACTTTGGGGGAGATTCCGCCGCAGGTTCCGACGCGGATGATGCGCTGTACGTCATATTGGCTAAAGAGTTCGTATGAGTAGATGCCGATGGAGGGCATTCCCATTCCCGAACCCATGACAGACAAGGGGCGCCCGTCGATCTCACCGGTAAAGCCCAGCATGCCGCGAACATCGGTGACCAGTTTGGGATCGGTAAAGAGCTGTTTTGCGATCCGTTCCGCTCTGCGGGGATCGCCCGGCATGAGCACAGCGGGAGCGAAATCGCCCTTTTCGGCGGAGATGTGAGGGGTTGCCATTTAGTCCTCCGTGGGAAGTAGTTAACGAAATCGACGAGCCGCGCCGATCACGCTCTGAAGCCTACCTGTCTGTAAGGTCTTCTTGTGAACAAAGATGCTGATCCTCAGACTCTGCTCAAGAAGTCGGACTGGAAGCTGGTCGCTTTCGACCTTGACGATACGTTGGCGCCCTCAAAGTCTCCGCTCCCCGAACCAATGGCAACGGCTCTTCGCCGTCTTTTGGATGTAGGCGAGGTAGCGGTAATTTCTGGGGGCGCACTGCCGCAGTTCCGTCTACAACTACTAGACAACCTTGGGGCAAGCGCCGACGAGCTTTCTCGACTGCATCTGCTTCCGACCTGCGGCACCCAGTATCTTCGATTCGACCAAGGGAAGCTTGAGGAGGTCTACGCTCACCATCTCTCGAAGCAACAGCGCGATGAAGCAATTCAGGTACTGGCCGATGCCGCGAACGAACTGGGACTGTGGGAGGCCGCCCCCTGGGGTGACATTATTGAGGACCGTGGTTCACAGATTACTTTCTCTGCCCTGGGACAAAAGGCACCACTGGACGCGAAGCGTGCCTGGGATCCTACGGGGGAGAAGAAAAGCTCCCTGGTCGCAAAGGTGGCACCTCTTCTGCCTGAGCTAGAGGTTCGCGGGGGTGGGTCAACTTCAGTTGACATCACCGCGAAGGGGATCGACAAGGCTTACGGAATGAATGCGCTTTTGGGCATCACGGGATATGACAAGAACCAGATGCTTTTCATCGGTGACCGGCTGGATCCGGGCGGAAATGACTACCCGGTACGGGCCGCTGGCTGGCCCACGTTCGCCGTGGATAGTTGGCAAGAAACCGTTGTCGCCGTAACTCAAATCGCGACCGCAATTGATCGCGACCAGTCCCGCTAGTCCCTAGACTTGTCTTCCTTCGCTTTTCTGGCGGTAGAGCGGGAGCCATCCGGATCAGGGAACTGCCCGCGCGCAACCTGTGGTTTGGGGGAGCGCCAACGGCGCGCCATAACCATTCTGGTGTACATGTAGAACCAGGTGCCTTTAGGAATTGGCGTATCTGGGTAAAGCTTCTTTAGACGGCTCTTCATGCGGAGCCAGACGATGATTCCCTCAACGATCGAAATGGCTAACAGGGCATAGAACAACACCATCAGCCCGACCATTATGTAGCTGACCACGCGCTCGTCTAGCTTGACGAAAGTAAGGATTAGAACCCCGCCGAGGAACAGGATCATGGCGGGCAGCAAGAACTCCGATATCGACCAACGCGCGTCGAGCCAGTCGCGGACGTATCTGCGGATCGGACCCTTGTCCCGCACCGGAAGATAGCGTTCATCACCGGTTTCTAGGGCCACCCGTTCACGAGCGTACGCCTCGTCCCTCTTTTGGCGCTCGATCTGCTTGGCGAGTTTCCTGTCATTTGGAACCAGGGGACGACGGTTCGCCAGCTCCGCCTCTCTGCGAGATCGTGTCGGTGTCGACTTCTTTCCAGAGGGCGCCGCCGAATCCGTGATGTCGGTCTGTTCTTCGTTCTTCTTTGCCACGGGCTAAGGGTATCTGAGTCTGCCTACAGGCCCAATCTAGGCTCACGGTGGGACCCGTCTCGTATCGTCGAATTGCGGTCACAGACTCGGGGTAGATTTGAGGTATGATGACACCAGAAGAACTAACGCAACGTATTGACCAGGGATTCGACACAGAGGTTGCCTTTCTCACGGACCTGGTAAAGATTCAGTCGATTTCATCCGATTCCTCTAAGGCGGGCGAGGTTCTTCGCTCAGCTGAGTTCGTCCGCGACTCGTTCGCCTCGCTTGGTTTAGATGCCGTGGTCCGCACCGCTCCAATGGCAAACGGGGAACCTGGGCGCCCTGCGGTCATTGCCAGAAGTGAGCGCGATCCCGAAAAGCCAACCGTTCTTCTTTACGCTCACCATGACGTGCAACCGGTGGGGGACGTGTCGCGATGGGCATCTGATCCATTCGTCGCTGAGATTCGAGATGACCGAATCTACGGTCGCGGAACCTCTGATGATGGTGCCGGAGTCGCGGTACACCTGTCCGCGTTGAAAGCCTTCGCAGGGGAGCTACCTGTCAACGTCATCGTCTACGTCGAAGGAGAGGAAGAGGTGGGGTCGCCCTCATTCAAGAGTTTTCTCGAGACGTACCGAGACCAGTTGGAGGCCGACGTGATTATCGTTGCGGACTCGGGGAACTGGACCACGGAGATTCCGGCGATCACTTCCTCACTACGCGGAGTTTCGTCTGTCGACGTTACAGTGCGGGTTCTGGAACACGCGGTTCACTCGGGAATGTTTGGTGGCCCGATCCTAGACGCCGTGACTATCGCATCGCGTCTGATTGCGACTCTTCATGACGAGGAAGGAAACGTGGCAGTCTCGGGTCTCGGTGGAAGTTCGGTGGCCGAGGTCGATTGGAGCGAGGAAGAGTATCGCCGAGACGCTTCTGTAGTTGACGGATACAGGCTCGCCGGTGTCGGTGATCTCGCGGCGCGAGTGTGGACCATGCCTGCGGTATCCGTGATTGGAATGGACGTGACCACTGTCGAAGACTCGGCAAACGCGATCATTCCGCAGTGCAGGTTTCGACTGAGCATGCGCACTGTGCCGGGGGTGTCGACCGCCGACTCCTTGAAGGCACTGAAGGAACATCTGACTGCAAACGTTCCGTTCGGTGCCGAGATCAGTGTTCACAGCGTGGAAGAAGGGCCCTCGTACACGGCCGACCTCAATAGTCCCGAAGCGGAAATGCTCCGCGAAGCCCTCACCAGCGCATATGGAGCTCAGGCTGTTGCGATCGGCCAAGGAGGTTCCATTCCATTCATCGCTGAGTTTGAACGAGTGTTCCCAGAGGCGACCGTCCTGGTAACAGGTGTCGAGGACCCCTCAACCAACGCCCACTCTGAGGACGAGTCGCAGTCGTTGGCTGTTCTACGCAACGCAACTCTGGCCGAGGCATTTCTGCTGGTTGAACTCGGCCGAATGGGAGAGTAGCTCCGATGCGGGTCCTGGTAATTGGACACTGGGACCTTAGCGCCGAGGATCTCTCTGGGAAGGACGACCTCTCTGGACAGGTCTTGCAGTGGCTCGCAAACGAACCAAATATCGAGGGGCGCCCCGAAGCAAACGTTCGTGCGCTACAGGGGATTGTCGAGGGAATTCGTGCTTCGGTGGATGCCAGCGTCGGAGCATCGCTGCAACTGCGACTTCTTCCATTTGGTCCGGCATCGGCCTTTGTGGAGGCGCTCGCGCAAGACGGAGCAATCTCAGGAAACTTCAGACACATAGTCTCAGGTCGCAGAGAGGCTTCATCGGTAGGCATCGGTTCGGAGCTTCGTGACCTTGGAGATTTCAAAGGAACCGTGCTTGTAGAAGGGGGACACTCCTGGTCGCACGACTGGGGAATGGGGCTGCTCGGGGCATTGGCAGGGGAACCCCTGCTGAGTCTCGACGACAGTTCCGCAAAGCTTGAGGCCGCAGTTGAGTCCGCGCGATCGACATTGGCGGGCCGCACAATCGTTGTCGCTAGTTCAACGTCTCGTCCGCTACTCGGCGTTGGAGGCACCGGATACGTCGCACCGGATCTTTCTCTTAGGCAAAACTACTCGTCTGGTAGTGAACACGAAAAAGCGATCAGTCGATGGGCGCAAGTGCTAAAGGGGGCGAGTCAGAGGACGGTTGATGCCCTGCGAGCTATAAACCTGACTCCGATCGAGTCGCGAATACGCACCGAAATTGCCGGGCCCGGTCCAGTTTCCCCTTCGCCGGTCGCGGCAGCCGTGGACCCGACCCTGTTGGAAGGGTCCGGAGTCGCTGGGGGGAGCGGAGCACTACTTGCCGCACTCGGAGTCCCGATCCGCTCGACCTGGGAGACTCTCTCCACGCTGTCCCAACTCCCTAAACTGGTGGGCGAGGCTGATCTGATCGTTGCCGTGGAGCCTCATCTAGACTCCCCAAACCTGGTGGATTCGGCTCTGCGCAAAGTGTGTGCGCTTGCCTCGCTGGACGCCGTTCCTGTTGTCGCTGTCGCGACACAGTCATCCCTGTCGGGGCCCGAGCGGGCGGATATTGGGTTACACGGAGTCTCCTTGATCCGAGCGGGAACACGGGACCCCTTCGTCGATGTCGGCAGACGAATTGCACAGACCTGGATTCGTTAGTGGTTCGCGCCAACCGGCAATTCTGCCCGTGGCGCACCGCATCTTTGCGGGGTGACAGGGACGACTAGACTTATGAAATAGTGCCGAAGAGTTCGGCGAATGCTGGAGGTTATGCGCATGAGCGATCTGCTAACTGAACTGCCCACTCACGAGGTGAAGATTTCCGAGGCGGCGGCGGACAAGGTCCGTAGCCTGCTTGAACAAGAGGGACGTGATGATCTCCGTCTGCGCATAGCTGTTCAACCCGGCGGTTGTTCCGGCCTGATCTACCAGCTCTACTTTGATGATCGGCTACTCGATGGGGATGCTGTCGTTGACTTCGATGGCGTGGAGGTAGTTGTAGACCGCATGAGTTCTCCCTATTTGAGCGGCGCCGTAATCGACTTCTCTGACTCGATTGAGCGCATGGGCTTCACCATTGACAATCCGAATGCAGGCAGCACTTGCGCCTGTGGTGAGTCCTTCCACTAGAAGTTGGGTCTGGAGCCTTCGCGATCCATTTACGCGCCGTGCCGGTCTGTCTCGTATGAGACTCAGAGGGCGCGCGGTACCTGAGCCTGATCAGCCTAAGAACCTGAAAGAGAACTATGCGACGTCTTACCTGGTTGCCTGCATTAGCTATCGTGGCCACTTCTGCCTTGGGTCTAGCGGGTTGCTCATCGTCTGATCCGAACTCGGTCGGCGCAACCCAGCAGTCCGAGACTGAAGCCCTGGTGGAGGGTCCCGAGGTCAATAGGAATCCCGACTTCGAGGTTCCGACCGTGTCGGGTGAGTGGGGGCAGGTTCCGCAGATTAAGACGGTCGAGGGTGATCCACCAAAGGAACTGGTGGCGAAACTCATTACTCCCGGAGACGGGGCCGAGGTTCCGGCTGGCGGCCTAGTCACCATCCACTACACCGGGTTCCTATGGGACGGAAAGACGTTTGACTCCTCGTTCAACCACGGGGATCAGGCGATGACGCTCAGTTTGAACAGTGTCATCGATGGGTGGAAGTACGGTCTTCCAGGGGCAAAGGTTGGGGATCGCGTCCTGCTGATCGTTCCTCCCGAGTACGGATACGGATCGGCTGAACAGGGAAATATCCCCGCGGACTCTACGCTCATCTTCGTCGTAGACATCGTTGACGTTCCCGGTGCGGATTTGACACCGCTGAAGGAGGCCACCGCAGTAGACGAGGAACTTCCTGAAGGTTTGAAGATCACCGGCGCTTTGGGCGAGGCTCCAGTGGTTGTCTACCAGGAGGGGGCAGTCGCTCCCACCGAGCAGATCGAACTCACTCTGGCCAAGGGCAGTGGTGCCGCAGTCACTTCATCAGATTCGGTTGTTTACCACTACACGGGCTCCTACTGGGGTTCTCAAAGTGCCTCTGAGAGTACTTGGCAGACCGGGCCGACAGTCCAGCCCGCCCAGGACACGGTGTTCTTGGGCCACAATGTCGGTGACCGCATTCTGTTTGTCTTCCCCCCGCAGGACGAGTCGAGTCCCGCATTGGTCATGATTGTTGACATCGTCGCGGTCTACTAGACACTTCACCGCTACCTACTGCCTTTTGGCCGAGCCGGAATCACATCCGTGACCGCAAAAGGATATGCTCAAGTCGTACTAGAAGCCATAAGGAGATTTCGGTGAGCGAAGAAGCCGTAGATGTTGTTCTCTACAGTGCCGACAAAGATCGCCGCAGAGCGGTAATCGAAGGGGTTGGGATCAAAGCCGGAAAGGGTGCCCCCCCGATTAACTGGATCGAGACGGCGACTGCGGCAGGCACTATTGCCCAGGTGAAGGACCGCGTTCCACCCGTGGTCGTCTTGGATGCAGACGCCCCGAAGGTCGGCGGCATGGCCGTGGCCCGGGACATAATTAACGAGCTCGAACAGGAGCCCGTCATCGTCTTGCTTACGGCCCGGCCGCAAGACAAGTGGCTTGCTACCTGGAGCGGAGCTTCATTCACCGTTTTGGCGCCATACGCACCGATTGATCTTCAAGAGACCATGGTCAAGGCCTTGGACCTGGTGCGATGAGTTCGTGGGAAAAGATCGCACAGGACCTCGTAGGAGGTAAGCCACTCGACTACCGACAGTCCCGGGATTTGATGTCTCTGATAATGTCAGGTTCCCTGGACGAGGTTCGCTTGGCGTCGTTCCTCTCATTCCTGGCCTTGCGTGGTGTAGAGGTTCCCGAGCTGCAAGGACTAGCGGACGAGATGCGTTCGTTGGCGCTGAACATCAATCTGCCGACTGATGTTGTAGACATTGTTGGAACTGGCGGCGACCGCGCGAACACAGTGAATATCTCGACTATGGCAGCGATTGTCATCGCAGCCGCAGGACTGCCGGTTGTGAAGCATGGCAATCGTGCATCGACCTCGGCCTGCGGTAGCGCGGACGTTCTTGAAGAACTCGGCGTCAATCTTGAGCTTGAAATTCCCGAGATCGAAGACGTATTTGAAGAGACGGGAATAGCCTTCCTATTCGCCAACAAGTTTCACCCATCGATGCGTCATGCAGCCAGAGTGCGCCGAGAGCTGGCGTTTCCTACGGTTTTTAACGTGCTCGGTCCGTTGACTAACCCGGCGAAGCCACAGATTTCAGTGGTCGGAGTGGCCAAGGAGGGATTCGCGCCACTGGTGGCTGGTGTTTTTGCTGAAAGGGGCACCTCAGCGTATGTCTTCCGCGGGGCCGAGTTTGGGCTTGATGAGATGACAACGGCCGAACCAACTGAGATCTGGGAGGTGCGAAACGGCACCATTGAGCATCGAGTTGTGGACGTGACCGAAGTATTTGGTCTGCCCCGCGCTTCGATAACACAGCTACGCGGAGGAAAACCTGGGGAGAACGCCGCTATCGCGCGCCGCGTTCTTGCTGGTGAAGCGGGACCTGTTGCCGATGCTGTTGCGCTCAACACCTCGCTCGCGCTGATGGCCGCAGACACAGACCCGGCGGGTAGTTTTGAAGATCGGCTTGTTAAGGCAATGGGGGCAGCAACAGAGGTTCTGTCGTCTGGAGCAGCGACGCAGACGCTAGATCGCTGGGTTGCAGCGACTAACGCAAAGTAGCGGGGGAACTCAGTCGAGTCCCAGGTGGAAGGCTTCTTCCAGGTCACTCTTTGAGTAAGTCCGAAAAGCGAGATGGGTCGCAAGCGAAGTTATGCCCGGAATTTTCGCAATCCTGTCCGACACTATGTCGGCCAGTTCCTCGTACCGGCCAAGGCGCACTAGAGCGATCAGATCAACTGAACCGGTTACCGAATAGACCTCTTCGACTCCCTCGATATCCGCGACTTGCTGAGCTACTTCTGGAATCGAATCGACTGAGCAGTTAATCATTACGATGGCGTTGACCATGAGATTCCTTCCAGAAACTTCAGCTTTATCTGCATTCTATCTGGTGGCGCGATTCATAGACCCCAAAGATGGTGACTAGACTAGATTCCGTTCGCCATTTGAAGGAAACGAAACAGAGAAGTTCACGGAGGGTAGCTGCATGGCCTTTTACCAGGTGCTTAAGGGTGTCGGTGGTCCGGTCTTGCGCGGTGTTTATCACCCGTGGATCCAAGGGGTAGAGAATATCCCTAAAGAGGGAGCGGCGATCCTCGCTTCGAATCACAACGCCGTCTGGGACTCGATCTTCCTTCCGGCGCTCATTGAGCGCGAAGTCGCCTTTATGGGGAAGGCTGATTACTTCACTGGAACTGGCGTCAAGGGCTGGGCGGTTAAGAACTTTATGAAGGCCGTTGGGACCATCCCCGTTGATCGGGCTGGAGGTAAAGCTGCTGAGGCAGCCATGCAGGCGGGTCTGGATCGGTTGCGTCGAGGCGAGTTGTTCGGCATCTATCCGGAGGGTACCCGTAGTCCGGATGGGCGTCTGTACCGTGGCAAGACCGGAGTCGCTCGACTGTCACTTGAGTCAGGGGCTCCCGTCATTCCGGTGGCGATGATTGGGACGCACGCGGCTCAGCCGATCGGACAGAAGATTCCAAACCGCAGCGACATCGGTGTCGTGATCGGCAAACCACTTGACTTCTCTCGCTACCGAAAGCTGGCGAAAGACCGTTATGTTCTTCGAGCGATCACTGACGAGATCATGTATAACCTGATGCTTTTGTCAGGACAGGAATATGTCGACCTCTACGCTGCAGACGTAAAGGCGGAGCTAGCGGAGATGGGCGAGTTCGAAGGGCCGATCCCGAACAGTGCAAAGGCTCCTGGTGGCAGGCCCGTACCTGAAGTTGAGCGTCCAACGAAGCCGGTTCCAGAAGAACCGGAGGTGATAGCTACGGCCGAGGATACCGATATTGACGGTCTCTCGGCTGTCGAGGTCAACTTGGACCCGGAAGAGTCTTGAGGCTCTAGAGACATAGCCAGTCTGCGGTCGAGTTCCCGCACCGCCTATTCGGGCGGGTAAGCTTGCATAGGCGCTTTGCGTCC
The sequence above is a segment of the Actinomycetaceae bacterium MB13-C1-2 genome. Coding sequences within it:
- a CDS encoding HAD-IIB family hydrolase translates to MNKDADPQTLLKKSDWKLVAFDLDDTLAPSKSPLPEPMATALRRLLDVGEVAVISGGALPQFRLQLLDNLGASADELSRLHLLPTCGTQYLRFDQGKLEEVYAHHLSKQQRDEAIQVLADAANELGLWEAAPWGDIIEDRGSQITFSALGQKAPLDAKRAWDPTGEKKSSLVAKVAPLLPELEVRGGGSTSVDITAKGIDKAYGMNALLGITGYDKNQMLFIGDRLDPGGNDYPVRAAGWPTFAVDSWQETVVAVTQIATAIDRDQSR
- a CDS encoding FKBP-type peptidyl-prolyl cis-trans isomerase — protein: MATSALGLAGCSSSDPNSVGATQQSETEALVEGPEVNRNPDFEVPTVSGEWGQVPQIKTVEGDPPKELVAKLITPGDGAEVPAGGLVTIHYTGFLWDGKTFDSSFNHGDQAMTLSLNSVIDGWKYGLPGAKVGDRVLLIVPPEYGYGSAEQGNIPADSTLIFVVDIVDVPGADLTPLKEATAVDEELPEGLKITGALGEAPVVVYQEGAVAPTEQIELTLAKGSGAAVTSSDSVVYHYTGSYWGSQSASESTWQTGPTVQPAQDTVFLGHNVGDRILFVFPPQDESSPALVMIVDIVAVY
- a CDS encoding lysophospholipid acyltransferase family protein; its protein translation is MAFYQVLKGVGGPVLRGVYHPWIQGVENIPKEGAAILASNHNAVWDSIFLPALIEREVAFMGKADYFTGTGVKGWAVKNFMKAVGTIPVDRAGGKAAEAAMQAGLDRLRRGELFGIYPEGTRSPDGRLYRGKTGVARLSLESGAPVIPVAMIGTHAAQPIGQKIPNRSDIGVVIGKPLDFSRYRKLAKDRYVLRAITDEIMYNLMLLSGQEYVDLYAADVKAELAEMGEFEGPIPNSAKAPGGRPVPEVERPTKPVPEEPEVIATAEDTDIDGLSAVEVNLDPEES
- a CDS encoding M20/M25/M40 family metallo-hydrolase; this translates as MMTPEELTQRIDQGFDTEVAFLTDLVKIQSISSDSSKAGEVLRSAEFVRDSFASLGLDAVVRTAPMANGEPGRPAVIARSERDPEKPTVLLYAHHDVQPVGDVSRWASDPFVAEIRDDRIYGRGTSDDGAGVAVHLSALKAFAGELPVNVIVYVEGEEEVGSPSFKSFLETYRDQLEADVIIVADSGNWTTEIPAITSSLRGVSSVDVTVRVLEHAVHSGMFGGPILDAVTIASRLIATLHDEEGNVAVSGLGGSSVAEVDWSEEEYRRDASVVDGYRLAGVGDLAARVWTMPAVSVIGMDVTTVEDSANAIIPQCRFRLSMRTVPGVSTADSLKALKEHLTANVPFGAEISVHSVEEGPSYTADLNSPEAEMLREALTSAYGAQAVAIGQGGSIPFIAEFERVFPEATVLVTGVEDPSTNAHSEDESQSLAVLRNATLAEAFLLVELGRMGE
- the deoD gene encoding purine-nucleoside phosphorylase; this translates as MATPHISAEKGDFAPAVLMPGDPRRAERIAKQLFTDPKLVTDVRGMLGFTGEIDGRPLSVMGSGMGMPSIGIYSYELFSQYDVQRIIRVGTCGGISPKVKVGDTIIGMGAHTDSNYNQVRIPGINYSATAAYNLVRAAADAAADDPTVFVGPIVSHDHFYLEVPGQTEALAEYGVLGVEMEAAGLYGNASQLGKEALTVLTVSDHLLDGSQDMTAEERETKFQTALKLAVAAAFA
- the erpA gene encoding iron-sulfur cluster insertion protein ErpA, translating into MSDLLTELPTHEVKISEAAADKVRSLLEQEGRDDLRLRIAVQPGGCSGLIYQLYFDDRLLDGDAVVDFDGVEVVVDRMSSPYLSGAVIDFSDSIERMGFTIDNPNAGSTCACGESFH
- a CDS encoding DUF3043 domain-containing protein — protein: MAKKNEEQTDITDSAAPSGKKSTPTRSRREAELANRRPLVPNDRKLAKQIERQKRDEAYARERVALETGDERYLPVRDKGPIRRYVRDWLDARWSISEFLLPAMILFLGGVLILTFVKLDERVVSYIMVGLMVLFYALLAISIVEGIIVWLRMKSRLKKLYPDTPIPKGTWFYMYTRMVMARRWRSPKPQVARGQFPDPDGSRSTARKAKEDKSRD
- a CDS encoding glycerate kinase; protein product: MRVLVIGHWDLSAEDLSGKDDLSGQVLQWLANEPNIEGRPEANVRALQGIVEGIRASVDASVGASLQLRLLPFGPASAFVEALAQDGAISGNFRHIVSGRREASSVGIGSELRDLGDFKGTVLVEGGHSWSHDWGMGLLGALAGEPLLSLDDSSAKLEAAVESARSTLAGRTIVVASSTSRPLLGVGGTGYVAPDLSLRQNYSSGSEHEKAISRWAQVLKGASQRTVDALRAINLTPIESRIRTEIAGPGPVSPSPVAAAVDPTLLEGSGVAGGSGALLAALGVPIRSTWETLSTLSQLPKLVGEADLIVAVEPHLDSPNLVDSALRKVCALASLDAVPVVAVATQSSLSGPERADIGLHGVSLIRAGTRDPFVDVGRRIAQTWIR
- the dapA gene encoding 4-hydroxy-tetrahydrodipicolinate synthase, whose product is MVFQGSAPALVTPFRDGKIDFDSLERLVDFQLDGGSDAIAVCGTTGEPSTMTLKEEVEVAKAVSQQVNGRIPIIAGIGGNATQEVLDATELMSETGVDALLGVTPYYNKTTQGGLVAHYTAVANATDLPVILYNVPARTGLNMLPATIAELAEVPNIVAVKEACGNITQIMELFRLCLGKIQIFSGNDDHVFPLVAMGGDGVISVVANAMPRYMHDMVATTMTGDLGTGRKMQLDMLPLVDLLFCEVSPIPIKAALSRMGMLDNELRLPLVPMTDENEAKLFTEMERIGLV
- the trpD gene encoding anthranilate phosphoribosyltransferase; amino-acid sequence: MSSWEKIAQDLVGGKPLDYRQSRDLMSLIMSGSLDEVRLASFLSFLALRGVEVPELQGLADEMRSLALNINLPTDVVDIVGTGGDRANTVNISTMAAIVIAAAGLPVVKHGNRASTSACGSADVLEELGVNLELEIPEIEDVFEETGIAFLFANKFHPSMRHAARVRRELAFPTVFNVLGPLTNPAKPQISVVGVAKEGFAPLVAGVFAERGTSAYVFRGAEFGLDEMTTAEPTEIWEVRNGTIEHRVVDVTEVFGLPRASITQLRGGKPGENAAIARRVLAGEAGPVADAVALNTSLALMAADTDPAGSFEDRLVKAMGAATEVLSSGAATQTLDRWVAATNAK
- a CDS encoding Lrp/AsnC ligand binding domain-containing protein, producing MVNAIVMINCSVDSIPEVAQQVADIEGVEEVYSVTGSVDLIALVRLGRYEELADIVSDRIAKIPGITSLATHLAFRTYSKSDLEEAFHLGLD